In Microtus pennsylvanicus isolate mMicPen1 chromosome 12, mMicPen1.hap1, whole genome shotgun sequence, the following proteins share a genomic window:
- the Dusp18 gene encoding dual specificity protein phosphatase 18: MTSPLGAFAVQFPQPSISGLSQITKSLFISNGVAANNKLLLSSNQITTVINVSVEVANTFYEDIQYVQVPVIDAPIARLCDFFDPIADHIHSVEMKQGRTLLHCAAGVSRSPALCLAYLMKYHAMTLLDAHTWTKSCRPIIRPNSGFWEQLIRYEFQLFGKNTMHMINSPMGLIPDIYEKEIRFMIPL; encoded by the coding sequence ATGACTTCTCCTTTGGGTGCCTTCGCAGTCCAGTTCCCACAGCCTTCAATCAGTGGCCTCTCACAGATCACCAAGAGCCTGTTCATCAGCAATGGTGTGGCTGCCAACAACAAGCTCCTGCTGTCCAGCAATCAGATCACCACGGTCATCAACGTCTCAGTAGAGGTAGCCAACACCTTCTACGAGGATATCCAGTACGTGCAGGTGCCTGTGATTGATGCGCCCATTGCGCGTCTCTGCGATTTCTTCGACCCCATCGCTGACCATATCCATTCCGTGGAGATGAAGCAGGGCCGCACCCTGCTGCACTGTGCTGCTGGTGTGAGCCGCTCCCCTGCCCTGTGCCTCGCCTACCTCATGAAATACCACGCCATGACCCTTCTAGATGCCCACACGTGGACCAAATCATGCCGGCCCATCATTCGACCCAACAGTGGCTTTTGGGAGCAGCTCATCCGTTATGAGTTCCAGCTGTTTGGCAAGAATACAATGCACATGATTAACTCTCCGATGGGACTGATCCCAGACATCTACGAGAAGGAGATCCGTTTTATGATTCCACTGTAA